The Glycine soja cultivar W05 chromosome 8, ASM419377v2, whole genome shotgun sequence genome has a window encoding:
- the LOC114422642 gene encoding peroxisomal 2,4-dienoyl-CoA reductase-like, whose protein sequence is MESPFRPEILKGKVALITGGASGIGFEISTQFGKHGASVALMGRRKQVLQSAVSVLQSLAIPAVGFEGDVRKQEDAVRVVESTFKHFGRIDILVNAAAGNFLVSAEDLSPNGFRTVLDIDSVGTFTMCHEALKYLKKGGEGRSNSSSGGSIINISATLHYTASWYQIHVSAAKAAVDATTRNLALEWGTDYDIRVNGIAPGPISDTPGMSKLAPDEISSKARDYMPLYKLGEKWDIAMAALFLVSDAGKFINGDIMIVDGGLWLSRPRHLAKEAVKQVSRSVENRSRNASVSVPKSKL, encoded by the exons ATGGAATCACCGTTCAGACCAGAGATTCTGAAGGGAAAGGTTGCTCTAATCACCGGTGGAGCCTCCGGAATCGGATTCGAAATTTCCACCCAATTCGGCAAACATGGAGCCTCGGTCGCGCTCATGGGCCGCCGCAAGCAAGTTCTTCAGTCCGCTGTCTCCGTTCTCCAATCCCTCGCCATTCCC GCGGTTGGGTTTGAGGGGGATGTGCGGAAGCAAGAGGATGCGGTGAGGGTGGTGGAATCGACTTTCAAGCATTTTGGAAGGATTGATATACTTGTGAATGCTGCAGCTGGGAACTTTCTCGTTTCTGCAGAGGATTTGTCCCCAAATGGCTTTCGGACAG TTCTGGACATTGATTCTGTTGGCACATTCACAATGTGCCATGAAGCACTAAAATATCTCAAAAAGGGGGGAGAAGGAAGGAGCAACTCTTCTAGTGGGGGATCAATAATAAACATTAGTGCTACCTTGCATTACACAGCTTCTTGGTATCAAATTCACGTGTCTGCAGCAAAG GCTGCAGTTGATGCCACTACGAGAAACTTGGCACTAGAATGGGGAACAGACTATGATATTAGAGTCAATGGGATTGCACCAGGTCCAATAAGTGACACCCCTGGCATGAGTAAACTGGCTCCTGATGAAATAAGTAGCAAAGCCAGAGATTACATGCCGCTGTATAAACTTGGGGAGAAGTGGGATATTGCCATGGCTGCACTTTTTCTAGTATCAGATGCAG GAAAATTCATTAATGGCGACATTATGATTGTTGACGGAGGACTTTGGCTGAGTCGGCCTCGCCATTTAGCAAAAGAGGCTGTGAAGCAGGTATCTCGATCAGTAGAAAACAGATCCAGAAATGCATCTGTCAGTGTTCCAAAAAGCAAGCTGTGA